TGGCACAGGAATTACAGCAGGAACAACAGTTGTTTATTACCCGCTCCCTGGTGCAAACTTTCGACTGGCTAAAGCTGGGCGAAGGCGTTCAAATTCATTATGATGATTACGAAAAACGCACAATACCCGATAAAAACGCCTGTATCCTTTGGGGTCAGCACTTGTTGGATGCCGTTTTAAAACAGCAGGAGATGGCCGATAAGTTCACCCGGCAATTGGAACAACTGTTACCCAATGCCCAACAGGATGGCTACCAGTTTCTTCACCAACGGGTATCGGCCGGCAGCACCTGGTTTTTACAGGCTATGGATGAAATAGAAACATCCATTATCAATCATATAGCAGAAGTAAAACCCAAACCCAAGTCAAAAAAATACGTTATCGCCTTACAGCAGTTACTGTTGCTGGCACAACGAAAAAAATTATTGCTTCAACAGGCTGTTCAAATTACTGATGGACTGGTAAAAGGCGCAAAGGCAACTGACCTGCTGCAACTGGTAGAAGACCAGAAAAGAGCCGACAACATAAAAACAGCTGAAGAAGCGGAAAAGAAAACATCCAAAGCACAAAAAGGAGATTCGAACCGGATAAGCCTGCAGTTGTTTAAGGAAGGTAAGGACATTGCCGAAATAGCGAACCTGCGACAACTGGCTCCCTCAACCATTGAAACTCACCTGGCTTCTTTTATCAGAACGGGTGAACTGGATGTAAAGGAACTCGTTGCTGAAAATAAAATAACCGTTATTCTCCAAACCGTTGAAGAATTGAATTTGCAAACTGCCGCTACCACCCCGGTTAAAGAAAAACTGGGTGACACCTATTCATATGGCGAAATAAGAGCAGTTTTATATTACAGGGAATGGTTACAGGAAAGCAAAGCCGCTGGTTAACTGGCATTAACTGAATAGCATATGACACAAATCGATCTGTCGCCCCAGAAAAAGAAAGTAGCCGACAAAGTAGTCATTCTGTCAAAAGAACTGATTATCCTGCTTGTTGTATTTACGATCAGTCTTTTCAGCTTTTTGTTCATTGCTTACCGGGTTTTTTACCTTGATAAAACCGGCGCCGATGAAAAAGCCTTTGCTTTTGCCCACTCGCTGGTAAGTAATGATATGACCGAAATTATGGAGGTCATTACTTTTTTTGGCTCCCACTATTTTCTGATCCCCGCCAATGTGTTGTTGTGTATTTATTTCCTGGTTAAAAAAAGGGGGCGGTATTCAATAAAAGTAAGCGCCATTGCGCTCAGCAGTGTATCTATTATGTTTGGGTTGAAACTCCTGTTCAACCGTCATCGCCCGCTGATCCCATTACTCGCACCAGCCAAAGGACTTAGCTTTCCCAGCGGTCATGCTTTTATGAGCGTTTGTTTTTATGGCTTGCTGATGATCATTATCTGGAAAGAAGAAAAAGCCCACCCGGTTTTAAAATGGACGTTGCTGCTGTTGGTAATAGCTTTGTTGTTGAGTATTGGCTTTAGCCGGATCTATTTACGGGTACACTATTTTACAGATGTACTGGCGGGTTATTCCATTGGCTCCCTGTGGCTGTTTCTTAGTTCCTATATTATTGACAGAATAAAACCCGCCGGTTTGACGAGCGCCCCTCAGGCGCCCTGAGCGCAGTTGAAGGTTTAGGTTTTATTTACCACCGGTTTTGGCGTTACTTTTCGCGTCCAGCGTGATAACTCTGTTTGATCGAATAGCAGGATCAGAGTGCCGCTTTGAAGTTTATAACTGTTGGTACGCAGCAGGGTTTCCAAAAACGCCTTTTCGTTATAACCAACGCAGGCCATTTTTGTAGTGATAATGCGCTGATTAAACTGCAGCGTTGAATCGGTAAAATCAAACTGCCCGCTCATATTGTTACAACCGGTATTGCCGGTGAACTTTTTGGTAGAAAGATCAAAAACCAACCGGGGAATTTTGCCCGTAGCGGTATCTGAAGCCAGCACAGGCTGTAAAAACCATTGTCCGCCCAGCTTTGTGGTATCTTTTTCAGGCCCAGGGGCCTGTGCCGCAGGTGTATCTGTTATAGCAGGTTGTGTACTGTCTTGCCTGGGTAAATTGTTGCCAGGGGAA
The Niastella koreensis GR20-10 genome window above contains:
- a CDS encoding phosphatase PAP2 family protein, producing MTQIDLSPQKKKVADKVVILSKELIILLVVFTISLFSFLFIAYRVFYLDKTGADEKAFAFAHSLVSNDMTEIMEVITFFGSHYFLIPANVLLCIYFLVKKRGRYSIKVSAIALSSVSIMFGLKLLFNRHRPLIPLLAPAKGLSFPSGHAFMSVCFYGLLMIIIWKEEKAHPVLKWTLLLLVIALLLSIGFSRIYLRVHYFTDVLAGYSIGSLWLFLSSYIIDRIKPAGLTSAPQAP
- a CDS encoding META domain-containing protein produces the protein MRPFTFLVGIWVLSCNGSPGNNLPRQDSTQPAITDTPAAQAPGPEKDTTKLGGQWFLQPVLASDTATGKIPRLVFDLSTKKFTGNTGCNNMSGQFDFTDSTLQFNQRIITTKMACVGYNEKAFLETLLRTNSYKLQSGTLILLFDQTELSRWTRKVTPKPVVNKT